From the Huiozyma naganishii CBS 8797 chromosome 2, complete genome genome, one window contains:
- the KNAG0B04090 gene encoding putative haloacid dehalogenase-like hydrolase (similar to Saccharomyces cerevisiae YOR131C; ancestral locus Anc_5.465) → MTRTSDARGAIRAVTFDMDGTLCLPQPWMFPAMRDAIGCTDTKIDILTFIDALPTVQEKRKAEKAIHDVEVKAMHEMVPQSGLTELLQYLTENGVYKSICTRNIQTPVDSFIRRFVPAELSQFDLIVTRDLDPQRPNPDPLHHIASQLGVDTAEMMMVGDSFDDMRSGRSAGCVTVLLKNKINEHLLTEHADLVDVTVDTLAEIVPLLQHSAAESPAPV, encoded by the coding sequence ATGACGAGGACAAGCGACGCACGCGGGGCTATCCGGGCCGTGACGTTTGATATGGACGGCACATTGTGTTTGCCGCAGCCGTGGATGTTCCCCGCGATGCGTGATGCAATTGGTTGCACGGACACGAAGATCGACATCCTGACCTTCATAGACGCGTTGCCCACCGTCCAGGAGAAGCGCAAGGCCGAGAAGGCGATCCACGACGTCGAGGTCAAAGCCATGCACGAGATGGTCCCGCAGTCTGGGCTCACTGAGCTGCTGCAATATTTGACGGAGAACGGTGTATACAAGAGCATATGCACAAGAAATATACAGACCCCAGTGGACTCCTTCATACGGAGGTTTGTTCCTGCTGAGTTGTCCCAATTCGATCTGATAGTCACGAGAGATTTAGACCCACAAAGACCGAACCCAGACCCGCTACACCACATAGCGAGCCAACTGGGCGTCGATACAGCGgagatgatgatggtggGCGACTCCTTCGACGACATGCGCAGCGGGAGGTCCGCCGGGTGCGTCACCGTcctgctgaagaacaaaatcaaCGAGCACCTGCTCACAGAACACGCAGATTTGGTAGACGTCACCGTCGACACCCTCGCGGAAATCGTCCCACTGCTGCAACACAGCGCTGCAGAGTCGCCAGCCCCCGTGTAA
- the ORT1 gene encoding Ort1p (similar to Saccharomyces cerevisiae ORT1 (YOR130C); ancestral locus Anc_5.461), translating into MYRALLGVFFAGLVAGCIGKLIDYPFDTVKVRLQTSGSNVFPTTWSCIEYTYKNEGILTGFYQGIESPLLGAALEYATLFTSYNECYKFLEAFTSLSKVYIILISGAVSGSCTSLVLTPVELIKCKLQVSNLGRPVYDDDDDDMYDDDEHGDRNTSLLSTVKSILKQKGLAGLWQGQVGDLHKGVRGYRYLVRRIRDTKSSILLGRIWRATNKASNEGVIYSWQLLVSGGLAGFCFNGLMYPVDTVKSLMQTEHISFKEAVTELRTRYTGLTGFYRGVTITLLRCLPSNAIVFYTHDKLSGLI; encoded by the coding sequence ATGTACAGGGCACTTTTGGGAGTATTTTTTGCGGGTCTGGTGGCCGGGTGTATAGGGAAGTTGATAGATTATCCGTTCGACACGGTAAAAGTCCGGTTACAAACCAGCGGGTCGAACGTGTTCCCGACAACGTGGTCGTGTATCGAATACACGTATAAAAACGAGGGGATCCTAACGGGGTTCTACCAGGGGATCGAGTCCCCGCTGCTGGGAGCGGCGCTGGAGTATGCCACGCTGTTCACATCTTACAACGAGTGCTATAAGTTCCTGGAGGCGTTCACGTCACTGTCTAAAGTTTACATAATTTTGATATCCGGTGCCGTGTCAGGGTCGTGTACAAGCCTGGTGTTGACCCCTGTAGAACTGATTAAATGCAAGTTGCAAGTATCGAATTTGGGGCGGCCCGTTtacgacgatgatgacgacgacatgtatgacgacgacgaacaTGGGGACAGAAATACATCGCTGTTGAGTACAGTCAAGAGTATATTGAAACAGAAGGGTTTAGCCGGTCTCTGGCAGGGTCAAGTTGGGGACCTTCATAAGGGAGTCCGTGGGTACCGTTATCTGGTTCGGCGTATACGAGATACTAAAAGCTCTATTTTGTTGGGTCGAATATGGCGGGCGACCAACAAAGCGTCTAACGAGGGTGTGATATACTCGTGGCAACTGCTCGTTAGCGGTGGCCTGGCAGGGTTCTGCTTTAACGGGCTGATGTACCCTGTTGATACTGTGAAGTCGCTGATGCAAACAGAGCACATCAGCTTCAAGGAGGCCGTAACAGAGCTAAGAACTCGGTACACTGGTCTCACAGGGTTTTACAGGGGGGTCACTATTACGCTGCTGCGGTGTCTGCCATCAAACGCCATCGTGTTCTATACACACGATAAATTGTCAGGACTCATATAG